The following are encoded together in the Girardinichthys multiradiatus isolate DD_20200921_A chromosome X, DD_fGirMul_XY1, whole genome shotgun sequence genome:
- the LOC124862664 gene encoding cytochrome P450 2K1-like → MFEEIIRCPTSVLLFGVIVGLLVLHFVNSSFSLRERRAPPGPRPLPLFGNLFQVDLKRLDQSLFNLSKKYGPVFQVFFGPKKVVVLAGYRTVRQALVNHADEFGNREISPVFYDFTKGHGILFSNGEPWKEMRRFALTTLRDFGMGRKISEEIIIEECHYLTEEFEQFEEKAFNNTKAIHYAASNVISALMFGKRFEYKDLVFQAMVERDNETIHLTGSASLQIYNICPWLGPLLKNWRDMIKNVEDGKADATKIIKNLKETLDPEICRCFVDAFLIRKKHLEDSKVLNLHYHDENLLYTVVNLFAAGTDTTATTLKWCLLYMAKFPHVQERVQEELSRVVGSRQVRTEDRKNLQYTDAVIHESQRLANIVPMALPHAISKDVTFQGYFIKEGTTVFPLLTSVLYDETEWENPYSFSPSHFLDSEGKFIRRDAFMPFSAGRRSCLGESLARTELFLFFTSLLQHFRFTPPPGVSEDQLDLTPVVGVTLAPTPQNLCAFRRH, encoded by the exons ATGTTTGAGGAAATTATTCGATGCCCCACTTCAGTGTTattgtttggggtcattgtcggCTTACTAGTCCTCCATTTTGTTAACTCCAGCTTTAGTTTACGAGAAAGGAGGGCGCCCCCAGGACCTAGACCTCTTCCTCTGTTTGGTAACCTGTTTCAGGTGGATCTGAAGAGGCTGGACCAAAGTCTTTTTAAT CTTTCCAAGAAATATGGACCAGTTTTCCAAGTATTCTTTGGACCAAAGAAGGTGGTGGTCTTGGCAGGGTACAGAACAGTCAGACAGGCTCTAGTGAACCATGCTGATGAATTTGGCAACAGAGAAATCAGTCcagttttttatgattttacaaAGGGACACG GTATTCTTTTTTCTAATGGAGAACCGTGGAAGGAAATGAGGCGTTTTGCTCTGACAACACTGAGAGATTTTGGAATGGGGAGGAAGATCAGTGAAGAAATAATTATAGAGGAATGTCATTACCTTACTGAAGAATTTGAACAATTTGAAG AAAAAGCCTTCAACAACACCAAGGCCATACATTATGCTGCTTCAAATGTTATATCAGCTTTAATGTTTGGAAAGAGATTTGAATATAAGGACTTAGTTTTCCAAGCAATGGTGGAAAGAGACAATGAGACAATTCATCTAACAGGATCAGCCTCCCTCCAG ATATACAACATATGTCCTTGGCTTGGTCCTCTACTTAAAAACTGGAGGGATATGATCAAGAATGTGGAAGATGGCAAGGCGGACGCAACAAAGATAATCAAGAACCTGAAGGAGACCCTTGACCCTGAGATTTGCAGATGCTTTGTCGATGCCTTCTTGATTCGGAAGAAACATCTTGAG gaTTCTAAGGTCTTGAATTTACACTACCATGATGAAAACCTGCTCTATACTGTAGTGAATCTCTTTGCAGCTGGGACTGACACCACTGCAACCACACTGAAGTGGTGTCTCCTTTACATGGCCAAGTTCCCTCATGTTCAAG AACGCGTTCAGGAGGAGCTGAGCAGGGTGGTTGGAAGCCGGCAGGTTCGAACAGAGGACCGGAAGAACTTGCAGTACACCGATGCAGTTATCCATGAGTCACAGAGACTTGCCAACATTGTTCCAATGGCCCTTCCTCATGCAATAAGTAAAGATGTCACCTTTCAGGGCTACTTCATCAAAGAG GGAACAACTGTGTTTCCTCTTCTTACTTCTGTCCTGTATGACGAGACTGAATGGGAGAATCCTTACAGTTTCAGCCCTTCTCATTTCCTTGATAGTGAGGGGAAATTCATCAGGAGAGATGCGTTCATGCCCTTTTCTGCAG GTCGCAGGTCGTGCCTCGGAGAGAGTCTGGCCCGAACGGAGCTCTTCCTCTTTTTcacctccctccttcagcattttcGTTTCACTCCCCCTCCAGGAGTTTCAGAGGATCAGTTGGATTTAACACCAGTTGTGGGAGTCACTCTTGCTCCTACACCTCAAAACCTGTGTGCTTTCCGTCGCCACTGA